The region GGAGCCCGCCCCCGCGCCGACGGCGCGCCGGGCCACCGGGGCGGCGGCCGGGGCGCCGGCCGCGCCTTTGAGGGCGGCGAGTCCCGCGTCGAGGGAGGCACCGTTGGTCCCGCTGACCAGGTCGAGGTGGAACGGGAGCGGACCGGTCGGCGGACCCGCCGCTTCGTGCCTCTCCTCGGCGGTGATCGTGTTGGGGGTCATACCTCTCCTTGGGTGTGTCGGAAAGCCGGGCGAGCGGCCGGATCACGGCCGCTCGGGCCGAACAGCGGGTGCCGCAGGTGCACGCAAAGCAACCCCGGCCTGGGTGACCGGGGCTGCACATGTGTGAGGAGCGCCCGCGTGCCGCCCTGGTATCTGTCCGAGGATTCCGTCGTGACCAGCGTGGTCAGCCCTGCTTGAGCAGAGCCGGAGCAGCGGTGGACGCGGCCACGGGGAACTGGTGCTGTGACCGGAAAGGTTCACGGGTCCCGGCCACAGCACTAGGCGGCGCGGGTCGGGACCTGGGACTCGGCGTGGGCCTTGGCCAGGTTCAGGGTCGCCGTGCTGTTGCGGCCGAGCGCCTCGCGGACGTAGCGGCGGCATTCGGCGATGCCGGCCTCGGGGCCCAGGACGCGGGTGATGTTCTCCTCGCGCAGCACGACGCTGTGCTGCGAGGTGACGGTCACGCCGGTCGCGTCCTCGACGAGCGACCACTCGCCGGTGTGGGCCGACATCAGCAGGGGCGTCGCCGTCTGCTTGTAGACGATGCGCTGGGCGTGCGGGAAGCAGACGCGGACCGACTCGGTGGTGTGCGAGCTGCCGTCGGCGGTCAGCGTGTCCATGGACATGATCTGGACGCCCGGCTCGGGCTCCGTCAGGTCCAGGCGCGAGACGTGCGGGACCAGCGTGGGCCAGTCCTGGACGCGGTGCAGGAAGTCGTAGACGCGCTCGGCCGGGCCGTCGACGCGTACCGAGTCCTCGAAGGACATCACCAGGTCGTCGAGGCGCTCCCAGCCCTCGGCGAGCTGCTTGATGTTGCCGAGCTCGGCGCGGCTGTTGGTGTCGGTGGCGCTCTCCACCCAGGCGACGGAGTCGGCGTCGTCGCCGGCGACGGTGAAGTCGTGCAGCAGGACCAGCCGGCAGGCGGCGGCGCCGCGCGGTTCGACGATCCAGGTGCCGCCCATCGACTCCAGCGGGGAGGCGGGCACCTCCTGGCGGAACTCGATGCGGCGCTGCGCCACGTCCAGGGTGCGCCGCGAGGTCCAGGACTTGATCTGGCCGTTGGCGGTGGCCCACATGCGCAGGCGCTCGCGGGAGCCGTCGGACTCCAGCTGCTCGACGTGGACGTTGGGCGGGAAGTACAGCGGCCACTTGGCCGCGTCGGCGATCAGGCCGTAGACCACCCCGGCGGGGGCGGCGACGGTCACCTCGTGCGTCGTGCGGTGCACACGCTCAGCGGACATCGTGGAATTCCTGCTTTCCGGATCAGAAGTTGCCGAGGCCGCCGCAGACGTTGAGCGCCTGCGCGGTGATGGACGAGGCCACGTCGGTGGTCAGGTAGCCGACCAGGCCGGCCACCTCCTCGGGGGTGGAGTAGCGGCCGAGCGGGATCTTCGAGGTGAACTTCTGCATGATCTGCTCCTCGGAGGTGTCGTACGCGGCCGCGTAGCCGGTGCGCACGCGCTGGGCCATCGGGGTCTCGACGTATCCGGGGCAGACCGCGTTGACGGTGATGCCGGTGGGGGCGAGCTCGTTGCCGAGGGACTTGGTGAAGCCGACGACGCCGTGCTTGGAGGCAGAGTAGGGGGCGCCGAGCACGACGCCCTGCTTGCCCGCGGTGGAGGCGATGTTGATGATGCGGCCGTACGAGGCGCCCTCGAGGCCGCCGTTCTTGAGGACCTCGCGCGTCAGCAGGAAGACGCTGTTGAGGTTGGTCTGGATGACGTCGTACCAGAGCTCGTCGGTAAGGTCGGCGGTCGGACCGCCGCCGCTGCGGCCGGCGTTGTTGACGAGGACGGAGATCGGTCCGAAGGCCTGGACGGCGGCGGCGACCAGCGCCTTGACGGACGCGGCGTCGCGGACGTCGGCGGCGGCTCCCTCGACCTCCAGGCCCTCGGCCCGCAGGTCCTCGACCGTCTGCTTGACCTGCTGCTCGGTGCGAGCGCAGAGGAAGACGCGGTGTCCGCGGCGGGCGAGATCGCGGACCACGGCCAGCCCGATCCCGCTCGTACCCCCGGTGACCAGGGCTACCGGCTTCGTCTCTGTCGTCATCGGTGTACCTCCAGAACGGCGTTGATGCTCCGACCGTGTCCTGGACCCCTTGACGCCCGCACGAACGCCGCTGGAGGAGGGGTCGCGGCCGTCCGGCCCGGCGGCCGGTTCGAGAGGTCTTCGAATCCCGCTCGACCCGCGGCGGCAAGGGTGGGGGCACCCACCAGATCGGAGTCCTCCATGACCATCCAGGCCGGCATCGGACAGCAGGCCGCCGCGGCCTTCGGCACCCTCTACGCCGAGGTCCAGCAGTTCTACGCCCACCAGATGCAGCTGCTGGACCTCGGCGAGTCCCAGCGCTGGGCCGAGACCTTCACCGAGGACGCCACCTTCGACGTGCCCACGCTGCCGGAGCCGGTGCGCGGCCGGCCGGGCCTGGTCGCCGCGACCAGCCGCACGGCGGCGCAGCTCGCCGAGGCCGGCCAGCGCCACCGCCACTTCATCGGCATGTTCGACGTCTCCGAGCGGCCCGACGGCACCGTGGACGTCCGCTCGTACGCGATCGTCTACGCCTCCGTCATCGGCGGCGACTCCCAGGTGCACCGGGTGTGCGTCTGCGAGGACGTCCTGGTCCGCGTCGAGGGCGCCCTGCAGGTCGCGACCCGCCGGGTGACCCGCGACGACCTGGCCTGACCGGCACTCCAGTGGCGCCCCGCCGTACCTCCATCCCGCATGAGCAGGCTCTGGGGCGTACGTGGGACGCGTCACCGCATCTCATGACCACCGCATCCCAACCGAAGTGCCACCTGTGGAGGTTTGCCGAAATGTCGCAGACGACGATCGCCCGGCCGGAGGTCTCGGCCTTTCA is a window of Streptomyces subrutilus DNA encoding:
- the fabG gene encoding 3-oxoacyl-ACP reductase FabG — encoded protein: MTTETKPVALVTGGTSGIGLAVVRDLARRGHRVFLCARTEQQVKQTVEDLRAEGLEVEGAAADVRDAASVKALVAAAVQAFGPISVLVNNAGRSGGGPTADLTDELWYDVIQTNLNSVFLLTREVLKNGGLEGASYGRIINIASTAGKQGVVLGAPYSASKHGVVGFTKSLGNELAPTGITVNAVCPGYVETPMAQRVRTGYAAAYDTSEEQIMQKFTSKIPLGRYSTPEEVAGLVGYLTTDVASSITAQALNVCGGLGNF
- a CDS encoding nuclear transport factor 2 family protein gives rise to the protein MTIQAGIGQQAAAAFGTLYAEVQQFYAHQMQLLDLGESQRWAETFTEDATFDVPTLPEPVRGRPGLVAATSRTAAQLAEAGQRHRHFIGMFDVSERPDGTVDVRSYAIVYASVIGGDSQVHRVCVCEDVLVRVEGALQVATRRVTRDDLA
- a CDS encoding aromatase/cyclase, whose amino-acid sequence is MSAERVHRTTHEVTVAAPAGVVYGLIADAAKWPLYFPPNVHVEQLESDGSRERLRMWATANGQIKSWTSRRTLDVAQRRIEFRQEVPASPLESMGGTWIVEPRGAAACRLVLLHDFTVAGDDADSVAWVESATDTNSRAELGNIKQLAEGWERLDDLVMSFEDSVRVDGPAERVYDFLHRVQDWPTLVPHVSRLDLTEPEPGVQIMSMDTLTADGSSHTTESVRVCFPHAQRIVYKQTATPLLMSAHTGEWSLVEDATGVTVTSQHSVVLREENITRVLGPEAGIAECRRYVREALGRNSTATLNLAKAHAESQVPTRAA